The Magnolia sinica isolate HGM2019 chromosome 10, MsV1, whole genome shotgun sequence genome includes a window with the following:
- the LOC131258124 gene encoding dof zinc finger protein DOF5.4-like: protein MQDIHSMSGAAGRIYGGDRRIRPHPHQALKCPRCDSLNTKFCYYNNYNLSQPRHFCKSCRRYWTKGGVLRNVPVGGGCRKTKRSKPKSNGSDDTTTAADDAAVHRRDRKTAPASHSSSESSSLTATAAAATATTDAAASVASSSAAALLNFPDSALFQSPIASNANAQFEPAAVSMIDDSTIFPETGSFTSLMTASNPALLGLNFADLAASGPFRYNQQQHQQQQKMAGLMEEMKLQELTAGFMDQTVSVELPPLQGRGINGGLTALDWQGNGDQGLFDLAGGVVDQGYWAHSQWADIDQTLHLP, encoded by the coding sequence ATGCAAGACATCCATTCGATGTCGGGGGCCGCGGGGAGAATCTACGGTGGGGATCGTCGGATAAGGCCCCACCCCCACCAGGCCCTGAAATGCCCGCGCTGCGATTCTCTCAACACGAAATTCTGctactacaacaactacaacctcTCTCAGCCACGCCATTTCTGCAAATCCTGCCGTCGCTACTGGACCAAGGGCGGCGTCCTTCGCAACGTACCGGTCGGCGGTGGATGCCGCAAGACCAAGCGCTCCAAGCCCAAATCCAACGGTTCAGATGACACCACCACCGCTGCCGATGATGCCGCGGTCCACCGCCGAGATCGCAAGACCGCCCCCGCGTCCCATTCCAGCAGCGAAAGCTCCAGCCTCACCGCAACCGCTGCCGCTGCCACCGCCACCACCGACGCTGCAGCGTCGGTCGCTTCTTCGTCGGCGGCAGCGCTGCTGAATTTCCCAGACTCAGCGCTTTTCCAGAGCCCGATCGCGTCGAATGCGAACGCGCAATTCGAGCCGGCGGCAGTGTCGATGATCGACGACTCGACGATCTTCCCTGAGACCGGGAGCTTCACGAGCTTGATGACTGCTTCGAATCCTGCACTCCTGGGGCTCAATTTCGCTGATCTGGCAGCGTCTGGACCGTTCAGATACAACCAGCaacagcaccagcagcagcagaagaTGGCGGGTTTGATGGAGGAGATGAAACTGCAGGAGCTAACGGCAGGGTTTATGGATCAGACGGTTTCCGTTGAATTGCCGCCATTGCAGGGCAGAGGGATTAACGGAGGTTTAACGGCGTTAGACTGGCAGGGTAACGGCGATCAGGGGCTGTTTGATTTGGCGGGTGGGGTCGTTGATCAGGGGTATTGGGCCCACAGCCAGTGGGCCGACATTGATCAGACGCTCCATCTtccttga